A DNA window from Rhizobium sp. NXC14 contains the following coding sequences:
- a CDS encoding efflux RND transporter permease subunit has protein sequence MNVTELPQDRASSKQSFTALFVRRPILALVFNTLMVVAGLAAYVGVEVRELPDVDRPVVTVRTTFDGASPQTIDQELTKVIEGAVARVSGLKSISSTSSFGQSRVTLEFSDAIDLAVAANDVRDAIGRITQNLPDEADAPQIVKADSDSSPIMRLAVTSTKLNMDDLTQLVENEVIDRLASVDGVADVEEYGDQEKVFRVDVDQGALASRGLTIGDLTKALDNAALDVPAGSLKSATQDIVVRATANLQTPADFSDVMLQDRVRLGDVATVTLGPRDGDTALRSNGKPGIGLGIIRQAQSNTLNISTGIKAAVEQLSKTLPEGTTIAITSDDAVFIQGAIHEVVLALVLAAVIVTAVIYLFLRDWRATLIPAVSMPVALIGTLAAIYMVGFSINILTLLAIVLATGLVVDDAIVVLENIVRRRAEGMGPRAAAVLGTREVFFAVIATTATLAAVFIPLSFLPGQVGGLFREFGFVLAFSVGLSSIVALTLCPMLASRMLTKPMIEDHGALGRFGGALARCYKWALHGCLNAPFVVILVSLMFAGAALIAFSTVKSELTPEEDRSLVMMRLTSPQGSSLEYTRDKMQLVEEYLQPLVDSGDIRNVFSISGQGGSLNSGFMVLTLAPWGERHRTQAEIVGDINQAAAKVPALRGNAISSNSLRIRGAGSGVQMALVGNDHEALTAAAAKLVQGLDATGHYDTPRLTNEPSQAQVSVAIDRERASDLGIDITGLSTAIQSLLEGRSVVDVFVDGESYPVLLTSTTRPIDDPTDLENVFLKTGDGKIVPMSVIATMKEGSVAPQLNREQQLASVAITAGLKNGMSLGDAVRQVTELAEPLLPPGARLLPLAEAATLEENSSGMTLTFGFAIVIIFLVLAAQFESVLSSVIIMSTVPLGLACAVFALIITGSSLNIYSQIGLVLLVGVMAKNGILIVEFANQLRDRGENVRSSIEKACALRLRPVMMTMIATILGGVPLVFAHGAGAEARVALGWVIVGGLGFATLVTLFITPVAYLLLARFAKPHAHEEARLHEEMSVATGPRAAPDEEQLQAAE, from the coding sequence ATGAACGTGACGGAACTGCCTCAGGACCGAGCGTCGAGCAAGCAGAGTTTCACCGCGCTTTTCGTTCGCCGGCCGATCCTGGCGCTGGTGTTCAATACGCTGATGGTCGTCGCCGGCCTTGCAGCCTATGTCGGCGTCGAGGTGCGGGAGCTGCCTGATGTCGACCGTCCCGTCGTCACCGTGCGCACCACTTTCGACGGCGCTTCACCGCAGACGATTGACCAGGAACTGACCAAGGTGATCGAGGGTGCAGTCGCCCGCGTCAGCGGCCTGAAGTCGATCTCCTCGACCTCTTCCTTCGGCCAGAGCCGGGTGACGCTCGAATTCTCCGATGCGATCGATCTCGCCGTCGCCGCCAACGACGTGCGCGATGCAATCGGCCGCATCACGCAGAACCTGCCAGACGAGGCAGATGCGCCGCAGATCGTCAAGGCGGATTCGGATTCTTCGCCGATCATGCGCCTTGCCGTCACCTCCACCAAGCTCAACATGGACGACCTGACGCAGCTCGTCGAGAACGAGGTGATCGATCGCCTCGCCTCCGTCGATGGCGTCGCGGATGTCGAGGAATATGGCGACCAGGAGAAGGTCTTCCGCGTCGATGTCGATCAGGGGGCGCTCGCCAGCCGCGGGCTCACCATTGGCGACCTTACCAAGGCGCTCGACAATGCCGCGCTCGACGTGCCGGCCGGCTCGCTGAAGAGCGCGACGCAGGATATCGTCGTGCGTGCCACCGCCAATCTGCAGACGCCGGCGGATTTTTCCGATGTCATGCTGCAAGACCGCGTCCGGCTGGGCGATGTCGCGACGGTGACGCTCGGGCCGCGCGACGGCGATACGGCGCTGCGCTCGAACGGCAAGCCCGGCATCGGCCTTGGCATCATCCGTCAGGCGCAGTCGAATACGCTCAATATTTCGACCGGCATCAAGGCGGCCGTCGAGCAACTATCGAAGACGCTGCCCGAGGGAACGACGATCGCCATCACCAGCGACGATGCGGTCTTCATCCAGGGCGCGATCCATGAGGTGGTGCTGGCGCTGGTGCTTGCCGCCGTCATCGTCACCGCGGTTATCTATCTCTTCCTGCGCGACTGGCGGGCAACGCTGATCCCGGCCGTCAGTATGCCCGTGGCGCTGATCGGCACGCTGGCGGCAATTTACATGGTCGGTTTCTCAATCAACATCCTGACGCTGCTCGCCATCGTGCTGGCGACCGGCCTCGTCGTCGACGACGCGATTGTGGTGCTCGAAAACATCGTGCGCCGGCGCGCCGAGGGCATGGGACCGCGCGCGGCCGCCGTGCTCGGCACCCGCGAAGTGTTCTTCGCAGTTATCGCCACGACAGCGACGCTGGCGGCCGTCTTCATCCCGCTTTCGTTCCTGCCGGGGCAGGTCGGCGGTCTCTTCCGCGAATTCGGCTTTGTACTCGCCTTCTCGGTAGGACTATCGTCGATCGTGGCGCTGACGCTCTGCCCGATGCTCGCCTCGCGCATGCTGACGAAGCCGATGATTGAGGATCACGGAGCGCTCGGTCGCTTCGGCGGCGCGCTCGCCCGTTGCTACAAATGGGCACTGCACGGGTGCCTCAACGCGCCCTTCGTGGTTATCCTGGTCTCGTTGATGTTTGCCGGCGCGGCGCTCATCGCCTTCTCGACGGTCAAGAGCGAGCTCACGCCCGAGGAGGACCGGTCACTGGTGATGATGCGGCTGACGTCGCCGCAGGGATCGAGCCTCGAATATACCCGCGACAAGATGCAGCTCGTCGAGGAATATCTGCAGCCGCTGGTCGATAGCGGCGACATCCGCAACGTCTTCTCGATCTCCGGGCAGGGCGGCTCGCTGAACAGCGGCTTCATGGTGCTGACGCTTGCTCCCTGGGGAGAGCGTCACCGGACCCAGGCCGAGATCGTCGGCGACATCAATCAGGCGGCAGCGAAGGTGCCGGCGCTGCGCGGCAACGCCATATCTTCCAACAGCCTGCGCATCCGCGGCGCCGGCAGCGGCGTGCAGATGGCGCTTGTTGGGAACGATCACGAGGCGCTGACGGCGGCGGCCGCCAAGCTGGTGCAGGGGCTCGACGCCACCGGCCACTACGATACGCCGCGGCTCACCAACGAGCCCAGTCAAGCGCAGGTGTCGGTGGCGATCGACCGCGAGCGTGCTTCCGATCTCGGCATCGACATCACGGGGCTATCGACGGCGATCCAGTCGCTGCTCGAAGGGCGCTCGGTGGTCGATGTCTTCGTCGACGGGGAATCCTATCCCGTGCTTTTGACTTCGACGACGCGGCCTATCGATGATCCCACGGATCTCGAAAACGTGTTCCTGAAAACCGGTGACGGCAAGATCGTGCCGATGTCCGTCATCGCCACGATGAAGGAAGGATCGGTCGCGCCGCAGCTGAACCGCGAGCAGCAGCTCGCCTCCGTCGCGATCACCGCCGGCCTCAAGAACGGCATGTCGCTCGGCGATGCCGTGAGACAGGTGACGGAACTTGCCGAGCCCCTGCTGCCGCCCGGCGCACGTTTGCTGCCGCTTGCGGAAGCCGCGACGCTGGAAGAGAATTCGAGCGGCATGACGCTGACCTTCGGTTTTGCCATCGTCATCATCTTCCTGGTACTCGCCGCCCAGTTCGAAAGTGTGCTCTCATCGGTAATCATCATGTCGACGGTGCCGCTCGGCCTTGCCTGCGCCGTCTTCGCTTTGATCATCACCGGTTCCAGCCTGAACATCTATAGCCAGATCGGCCTGGTGCTGCTCGTCGGCGTGATGGCGAAGAACGGCATCCTGATCGTCGAATTCGCAAATCAGTTGCGTGACAGGGGCGAGAACGTGCGCTCTTCGATCGAGAAGGCCTGCGCGCTGCGCCTTCGCCCCGTGATGATGACGATGATCGCCACCATCCTCGGCGGCGTGCCGCTGGTCTTTGCCCACGGCGCGGGTGCGGAAGCGCGCGTGGCGCTCGGCTGGGTGATCGTCGGCGGCCTTGGCTTCGCCACGCTGGTGACGCTGTTCATCACGCCGGTCGCCTATCTCCTGCTTGCCCGCTTCGCCAAGCCGCATGCCCATGAGGAGGCGCGCCTGCACGAGGAGATGTCGGTCGCGACGGGGCCGCGCGCAGCGCCCGACGAGGAGCAGTTGCAGGCCGCCGAGTAA
- a CDS encoding efflux RND transporter periplasmic adaptor subunit, with protein sequence MAFWKQFILSLIVIIAGFAAWVFLAPGAGDKMRDAGIPDSLVSKIAPKAEETADAGASAGARGQRGEGQGQGQNRRGGGRNSAILVATEAVVQGVVNDRLNAIGTGDAIRSVAVTPQASGTIREILIKSGDRVKAGQVLAKLDSEEQVIARGQADVAVKAAVEKSNLYHNIKSSVSRMDVFDSEIAEQGARLQLQAAELNLARRNITAPIDGIVGIVPVNIGDNVTTTTPIVTLDDRSEILVDFWVPERFANTVAVGQPVEAMSVARPGQMFSGVIEAVDNRIDAASRTLRLRARIDNASDELRAGMSFSVSMKFPGDKYPAVDPQSVQWDSQGSFVWRVTDDKSHKVRVSVVQRNPDFILVKADLKDGDKIVTQGLQRVREGGAVRVSADVAASGEVATQ encoded by the coding sequence ATGGCCTTTTGGAAGCAGTTTATACTTTCACTCATCGTCATCATTGCCGGCTTCGCCGCGTGGGTTTTCCTTGCGCCCGGCGCCGGCGATAAGATGCGTGATGCCGGCATCCCCGACAGTCTCGTTTCGAAGATTGCGCCGAAGGCCGAGGAGACTGCGGACGCCGGTGCTTCCGCCGGGGCACGGGGACAACGGGGCGAGGGGCAAGGACAGGGTCAAAACCGCCGCGGCGGCGGGCGCAACAGCGCCATTCTCGTCGCGACGGAAGCCGTCGTCCAGGGCGTCGTCAACGACCGGCTGAATGCCATCGGTACAGGCGATGCGATCCGTTCCGTCGCGGTAACGCCGCAGGCATCGGGCACGATCCGCGAAATCCTCATCAAGTCGGGCGACAGGGTGAAAGCCGGGCAGGTGCTCGCCAAGCTCGACAGCGAGGAGCAGGTGATCGCCCGCGGCCAGGCGGACGTGGCGGTGAAGGCCGCGGTCGAGAAATCCAATCTCTATCACAACATCAAGTCCAGCGTGTCGCGCATGGACGTCTTCGATTCCGAGATCGCCGAGCAGGGCGCGCGACTGCAGTTGCAGGCCGCCGAACTCAATCTCGCCCGACGCAACATCACGGCCCCGATCGACGGCATCGTCGGCATCGTGCCCGTCAATATCGGCGACAATGTCACCACAACCACGCCGATCGTCACACTGGACGATCGGTCGGAAATCCTCGTCGATTTCTGGGTGCCGGAGCGCTTTGCCAACACGGTTGCGGTCGGCCAGCCGGTTGAGGCGATGTCGGTGGCAAGACCGGGGCAGATGTTTTCCGGCGTGATCGAGGCTGTCGACAACCGCATTGATGCGGCAAGCCGCACGCTGCGCCTGCGCGCCCGCATCGACAATGCCTCCGACGAGCTGCGCGCCGGCATGTCCTTCAGCGTCAGCATGAAATTCCCCGGCGACAAATATCCGGCGGTCGATCCGCAGTCGGTGCAGTGGGATTCGCAAGGGTCCTTCGTCTGGCGTGTGACCGACGACAAGTCGCACAAGGTGCGCGTGAGCGTCGTGCAGCGCAATCCCGACTTCATTCTCGTCAAGGCCGACCTCAAGGACGGCGACAAGATCGTGACGCAGGGCCTGCAGCGCGTGCGTGAGGGTGGCGCGGTGCGTGTTTCCGCCGATGTTGCCGCGAGTGGGGAGGTCGCCACCCAATGA
- a CDS encoding adenylate/guanylate cyclase domain-containing protein has product MSETRRKLTTIFCADVQDYTRLMGADEEGTLATLKRCRDAMAHLIESHGGRVVNTWGDGLIAEFPSVVEAVRAAVDTQNELAGFNAGRPSDGRMLFRIGINLGDVIVEGDDIYGDGVNIAARLQTSASPGGIVISSTVYDQVRKKVAVGFEFLGPLTVKNVEEGVPSYAVRIGEGGDETPPAERPASRQQPAAAVTAEARPVSGGRRLFAVLGVIALVLIFINLLSWQGVFWARFPLLAIAVVAALAWNREQTRFDRRMATLAIVALGIIGINVLTWSGTFWAVWPILGIAATIGLRWSLRR; this is encoded by the coding sequence ATGAGTGAAACGCGGCGGAAGCTGACGACGATCTTCTGTGCTGACGTGCAAGACTACACACGGCTGATGGGGGCCGACGAGGAGGGGACGCTTGCGACGCTGAAGCGCTGCCGCGACGCGATGGCACATTTGATCGAGAGCCATGGCGGCCGCGTCGTCAACACCTGGGGCGATGGACTGATCGCCGAGTTTCCGAGCGTCGTCGAAGCCGTGCGCGCGGCCGTCGATACCCAGAACGAACTTGCCGGCTTCAATGCCGGCCGCCCGAGCGACGGGCGCATGCTCTTCCGCATCGGCATCAATCTCGGCGACGTGATCGTCGAAGGCGATGACATTTATGGCGACGGCGTCAATATCGCCGCGCGGCTGCAGACGTCGGCTTCGCCCGGAGGCATCGTAATATCAAGCACCGTCTACGATCAGGTGCGCAAAAAGGTGGCTGTTGGTTTCGAGTTTCTCGGGCCGCTGACAGTGAAGAACGTCGAAGAGGGCGTGCCGAGCTACGCGGTGAGAATCGGCGAGGGAGGCGACGAAACGCCGCCTGCCGAACGACCCGCCTCCCGGCAACAGCCAGCCGCCGCCGTCACGGCCGAGGCAAGGCCGGTGTCCGGCGGACGGAGGCTGTTTGCCGTGCTTGGCGTCATCGCCCTCGTGCTGATCTTCATCAATCTCCTGTCGTGGCAGGGTGTTTTCTGGGCGCGCTTTCCACTGCTTGCGATAGCCGTTGTTGCAGCGCTCGCCTGGAATCGTGAACAGACGCGTTTCGACCGCAGGATGGCCACGCTCGCGATTGTGGCGCTCGGCATCATCGGCATCAACGTCCTCACCTGGAGCGGGACCTTCTGGGCGGTTTGGCCGATACTGGGGATCGCAGCAACCATCGGCCTGCGGTGGTCGCTGCGTCGATAG
- a CDS encoding SpoVR family protein, which yields MTMTVRPRERLLFEGADWDFATLQRIHDACEEIALGELGLDVYPNQIEVITSEQMLDAYSSTGMPLFYRHWSFGKHFAHHETFYRRGMRDLAYEIVINSSPCISYLMEENTATMQTLVTAHAAFGHNHFFKNNYLFKLWTDAEGILDYLDFAKGYITRCEERYGETAVERTLDAAHALMSHGVHRYAGKTTIDLRQEEKREQERRAHEEQMFNDLWRTVPVGKAKKTGDIGLEKRRAALGLPQDNILYFLEKSAPRLQPWQREILRIVRHVAQYFHPQRQTKVMNEGTATFVHYQIMNRLHERGQISDGNFLEFLKSHANVVFQPNYDDRRFSGFNPYALGFAMMQDIERIVTKPTEEDRAWFPDIAGRGDAMVVLRDIWANYRDESFISQFLSPNLIRRFRLFHLYDDPEQTEGVLVSAIHNERGYLRIRRQLSREYDIGWTDPAIDIVDVDLAGDRRLLLQHIVMNGCYLQEGDTKLVLQHLADLWGYDVLLQEIDGSSSVAKEHTASPRKIVQ from the coding sequence ATGACCATGACGGTGAGGCCAAGAGAGCGGCTCCTATTCGAGGGGGCCGACTGGGACTTTGCAACGCTGCAGCGCATCCACGATGCGTGCGAAGAGATCGCGCTCGGTGAACTCGGCCTCGATGTCTATCCGAACCAGATCGAAGTCATTACCTCGGAGCAGATGCTGGATGCCTATTCCTCAACCGGCATGCCGCTCTTTTACCGTCATTGGTCCTTCGGAAAGCACTTCGCGCATCACGAGACCTTCTACCGCCGCGGGATGCGCGATCTTGCCTACGAGATCGTCATCAACAGCTCTCCCTGCATCTCCTATCTGATGGAGGAAAACACGGCGACGATGCAGACGCTCGTCACCGCCCATGCGGCCTTCGGCCACAATCACTTCTTCAAGAACAACTATCTCTTCAAGCTCTGGACCGATGCCGAGGGAATTCTTGATTATCTCGATTTCGCCAAAGGCTATATCACCCGCTGCGAAGAGCGCTACGGCGAGACGGCGGTCGAAAGAACGCTCGATGCGGCGCATGCGCTCATGTCGCATGGGGTGCATCGATATGCCGGCAAGACCACCATCGACCTTCGCCAGGAGGAGAAGCGGGAACAGGAGCGTCGCGCCCACGAGGAGCAGATGTTCAACGATCTGTGGCGCACGGTTCCCGTCGGGAAGGCGAAGAAGACGGGTGACATAGGCTTGGAAAAGCGGCGCGCCGCGCTCGGTCTCCCGCAGGATAATATCCTCTATTTTCTCGAGAAATCTGCGCCCCGGCTGCAGCCGTGGCAGCGAGAGATCCTTCGCATCGTGCGCCACGTCGCGCAATATTTCCATCCCCAGCGGCAGACCAAGGTGATGAACGAGGGAACCGCCACCTTCGTCCACTATCAGATCATGAACCGACTTCACGAGCGGGGGCAGATCAGCGACGGCAACTTCCTCGAATTCCTGAAGTCGCACGCCAATGTCGTCTTCCAGCCAAACTACGACGATCGGCGGTTCTCGGGTTTCAATCCCTATGCGCTTGGTTTTGCGATGATGCAGGACATCGAGAGGATCGTCACGAAGCCGACGGAAGAGGACCGGGCATGGTTTCCCGATATCGCGGGAAGAGGCGACGCGATGGTGGTCCTGCGCGACATCTGGGCGAATTACCGCGACGAAAGTTTCATCAGCCAGTTCCTCAGTCCGAACCTGATCCGACGGTTTCGGCTGTTCCATCTCTACGACGACCCGGAACAGACCGAAGGTGTGCTGGTTTCGGCAATTCACAATGAACGCGGCTATCTGCGCATTCGCCGCCAGCTCTCCCGCGAATACGATATCGGCTGGACCGATCCGGCAATCGATATCGTCGATGTCGATCTCGCCGGCGACCGTCGCCTGTTGCTGCAGCATATCGTCATGAACGGCTGCTATCTGCAGGAAGGTGACACGAAGCTCGTCCTGCAACATCTTGCCGATCTTTGGGGCTACGATGTGCTGCTTCAGGAAATCGACGGTTCGAGCAGCGTGGCGAAGGAACACACGGCAAGCCCGCGCAAGATCGTTCAATGA
- a CDS encoding YeaH/YhbH family protein has product MHIVDRRLNPRGKSLENRQRFLRRMKGAVQQAVKRSLQNRNIRDVLDGGEISLPIDGMAEPSFRRGEGGIADHILPGNRAFVEGDIIPRPPGGKGGKPKDAGEGDGEDGFRFVLTREEFLDVFLDDLELPDLAKRRLAETEEETPFRAGYSVSGSPSNIAVGRTTKLAMMRRVALGRPRREEIEALQRQIEECKDEETRLALETKLKALTEKSRRIPYIDPLDVRYRRFENEPKPVAKAVMFCLMDVSGSMSEHMKDLAKRFYLLLYLFLSKRYKKVEIVFIRHTDRAEEVDEETFFYGPATGGTLVSSALAAMRAIIAARFDPAEWNIYGAQASDGDNAHSDGNLTGQLLREILPLCQYFAYIEVGEEGGDSSISRSPLWMLYDGIRSEPLPLSMRKVCRRSEIFPVFHDLFQKREAQSKVTP; this is encoded by the coding sequence ATGCACATTGTCGACCGGCGGCTAAATCCGCGCGGTAAAAGTCTGGAAAATCGTCAGCGGTTCCTTCGACGCATGAAGGGAGCCGTGCAGCAGGCGGTGAAACGTTCGCTGCAAAATCGAAACATTCGAGACGTGCTCGACGGCGGGGAGATCAGCCTGCCGATCGATGGGATGGCAGAACCAAGCTTTCGAAGGGGTGAAGGCGGCATTGCCGACCACATCCTGCCCGGGAACCGGGCTTTCGTCGAGGGGGACATCATTCCGCGGCCGCCGGGCGGGAAGGGCGGAAAACCAAAAGATGCAGGCGAGGGCGACGGTGAGGATGGCTTCCGTTTCGTACTGACGCGGGAGGAATTCCTCGATGTGTTCCTTGACGACCTCGAATTGCCAGACCTCGCCAAGCGGCGTCTAGCCGAAACCGAGGAGGAAACTCCGTTCCGGGCCGGCTATTCCGTATCAGGGTCGCCTTCCAACATTGCCGTCGGCCGCACGACGAAGCTGGCAATGATGCGCCGCGTTGCGCTTGGCCGCCCACGCCGCGAAGAAATCGAAGCCCTGCAGCGGCAGATCGAGGAATGCAAGGACGAGGAGACCCGTCTGGCACTTGAGACAAAACTCAAAGCCCTGACGGAAAAAAGCCGGCGCATTCCCTATATCGATCCGCTTGATGTCCGCTATCGCCGCTTCGAAAACGAGCCGAAGCCAGTCGCTAAAGCGGTGATGTTCTGCCTGATGGACGTGTCAGGCTCCATGTCGGAGCACATGAAGGACCTCGCGAAGCGATTCTATCTGCTGCTCTACCTTTTCCTGTCGAAACGCTACAAGAAGGTGGAAATCGTCTTCATCCGTCATACCGACAGGGCTGAGGAGGTCGATGAGGAAACCTTCTTCTACGGCCCGGCGACGGGTGGCACGCTGGTTTCGAGTGCGCTTGCCGCAATGCGGGCAATTATCGCAGCGCGTTTCGACCCGGCGGAGTGGAATATTTATGGTGCCCAGGCCTCGGATGGCGACAACGCCCATTCGGACGGAAATCTGACCGGGCAGCTGCTGCGCGAGATTTTGCCGCTATGCCAGTATTTCGCCTATATCGAAGTCGGCGAGGAGGGCGGCGATTCTTCAATATCGCGATCGCCGCTGTGGATGCTCTATGATGGGATCCGTTCCGAACCGCTGCCGCTTTCAATGCGCAAGGTCTGCCGGCGAAGCGAAATATTCCCTGTTTTCCACGATCTCTTCCAGAAACGTGAGGCACAGTCGAAGGTGACGCCATGA
- a CDS encoding PrkA family serine protein kinase — protein sequence MLSESVFDAFTRSYEARRESDMSVSEYLDLCKTDPIAYANATERLLAAIGEPQMVDTAKDARLGRIFMNRTIRVYPAFAGFHGMEETIERIVSFFRHAAQGLEERKQILYLLGPVGGGKSSLAERLKQLMEVHPIYVLKAGEEISPVFESPLNLFDPETMGPLLQEQYGIPQRRLNGLMSPWCLKRLDDFGGDISRFRVVRIQPSRLRQIAIAKTEPGDENNQDISSLVGKVDIRKLETYSQNDPDAYSYSGGLNRANQGVLEFVEMFKAPIKMLHPLLTATQEGNYIGSENIGAIPFSGIVLAHSNEAEWQTFKANKNNEAFIDRICVIKVPYCLRVTEEQRIYEKLIEGSELVDAPCAPATLEMLARFSVLSRLRKHENSTFFSKMRTYDGESLKESDPRARSVQEYRDAAGIDEGMDGISTRFAFKVLASTFNHDTTDIGADPVHLMYVLEQAIRREQFPDDVEKRYLEFIKADLAPRYAEFIGNEIQKAYLESYADYGQNLFDRYVDYADAWIEDVDFKDPDTGQLLDRELLNQELTKIEKPAGIANPKDFRNEIVKFSLRSRAANGGKNPSWTSYEKIREVIEKRMFSQVEDLLPVISFGSKKDSETEKKHSEFVSRMAARGYTERQVRRLVEWYMRVKQAS from the coding sequence ATGCTGAGTGAATCCGTATTCGATGCGTTTACCCGCAGTTATGAAGCGCGTCGCGAAAGCGACATGTCGGTCTCGGAATATCTTGATCTCTGCAAGACCGATCCGATCGCCTATGCCAACGCCACCGAGCGTCTGCTCGCTGCCATAGGCGAACCACAGATGGTGGACACCGCCAAGGACGCGCGCCTCGGCAGGATCTTCATGAACAGGACGATCCGGGTTTATCCGGCCTTTGCCGGTTTTCACGGCATGGAAGAGACAATCGAACGCATCGTCTCCTTCTTTCGGCATGCAGCGCAGGGGCTCGAGGAGCGCAAGCAGATTCTTTATCTGCTCGGTCCGGTCGGGGGCGGCAAGTCGTCCTTGGCTGAGCGGCTGAAGCAGTTGATGGAAGTGCATCCGATCTATGTGCTGAAGGCGGGCGAAGAGATCAGCCCCGTGTTCGAAAGCCCGCTCAATCTCTTCGATCCGGAGACGATGGGCCCGCTCCTGCAGGAGCAATACGGAATCCCGCAGCGGCGGCTGAACGGATTGATGAGCCCGTGGTGCCTGAAGCGGCTCGACGATTTCGGAGGCGATATCTCCCGATTCCGCGTCGTCAGGATACAACCCTCGCGATTGCGCCAGATCGCAATTGCCAAGACCGAGCCAGGCGATGAGAACAACCAGGACATCTCCTCGTTGGTCGGCAAGGTAGATATCCGCAAGCTGGAAACCTACTCTCAGAACGATCCGGATGCCTACAGCTATTCGGGCGGGCTGAACCGCGCCAATCAAGGCGTGCTCGAATTCGTGGAGATGTTCAAGGCGCCGATCAAGATGCTGCATCCGTTGCTGACGGCAACGCAGGAGGGCAACTATATCGGCTCGGAGAATATCGGCGCCATACCTTTCTCCGGAATCGTCCTCGCTCATTCGAATGAGGCGGAGTGGCAGACTTTCAAGGCCAACAAGAACAATGAGGCCTTCATCGACCGTATCTGTGTGATCAAAGTGCCCTATTGCCTGCGGGTGACAGAAGAACAGAGGATCTACGAAAAGCTGATCGAGGGATCGGAACTGGTGGACGCACCATGCGCCCCGGCAACGCTCGAAATGCTGGCGCGTTTCTCCGTTCTTTCGCGTCTGCGCAAGCACGAGAATTCGACCTTCTTCTCGAAGATGCGCACCTATGACGGGGAGAGCCTGAAAGAAAGCGATCCGCGTGCCCGCAGCGTCCAGGAATACCGGGATGCTGCCGGTATCGACGAAGGCATGGACGGAATATCGACCCGCTTCGCCTTCAAAGTGCTCGCCTCCACCTTCAATCACGACACGACTGACATTGGCGCTGATCCCGTCCATCTGATGTATGTGCTGGAACAGGCGATCCGTCGCGAGCAGTTTCCCGATGATGTCGAGAAGCGTTATCTCGAGTTCATCAAGGCCGATCTTGCGCCACGCTACGCAGAGTTCATTGGCAACGAGATACAGAAGGCCTATCTTGAATCTTATGCGGACTACGGACAGAATCTGTTCGACCGCTACGTAGATTATGCCGATGCGTGGATCGAAGATGTGGACTTCAAGGATCCCGATACTGGTCAGCTTCTCGACCGCGAGCTCCTCAATCAGGAGCTGACGAAGATCGAAAAGCCGGCGGGAATCGCCAATCCGAAGGATTTCCGCAACGAAATCGTCAAGTTCTCACTGAGATCGCGGGCAGCGAATGGCGGAAAAAATCCGTCATGGACGAGCTACGAGAAAATCCGGGAAGTCATCGAGAAGCGTATGTTCTCGCAGGTCGAAGATCTCTTGCCGGTGATTTCCTTCGGATCGAAGAAGGATTCGGAAACAGAAAAGAAGCATAGCGAATTCGTCTCGCGCATGGCCGCGCGAGGTTACACGGAACGGCAGGTTCGGCGCCTCGTCGAATGGTACATGCGCGTCAAACAGGCAAGTTAA
- a CDS encoding VOC family protein: protein MPKVISNLWFAEQAREAVEFYVSMIPDSRIGRTTILPAETPSGPPGSVELIEFTLGNQAFLAMKAGPLDSFNHSFSIAVLLDSQAEIDRIWDGFLANGGTPEACGWLKDRWGLCWQIVPRALSEMIADEDRERARRVTEVMLGMVKIDVAALEKAFNG from the coding sequence ATGCCGAAGGTCATTTCAAATCTCTGGTTCGCCGAGCAGGCACGCGAAGCCGTCGAATTCTACGTGTCGATGATTCCGGATTCCAGGATCGGCCGCACCACCATACTTCCGGCGGAAACGCCGAGTGGGCCTCCCGGCAGCGTCGAGCTGATCGAATTCACGCTCGGCAACCAAGCTTTCCTGGCGATGAAGGCCGGCCCGCTCGATAGCTTCAACCACTCGTTCTCGATCGCGGTTCTTCTCGATAGCCAGGCGGAGATCGACCGGATATGGGATGGCTTCCTCGCCAATGGCGGCACGCCGGAGGCATGCGGCTGGCTGAAGGACCGCTGGGGCCTGTGCTGGCAGATCGTGCCGCGCGCTCTCTCCGAGATGATCGCCGACGAAGATCGCGAGCGGGCAAGGCGTGTCACCGAAGTCATGCTCGGGATGGTCAAGATCGATGTGGCTGCGCTGGAGAAAGCGTTCAACGGCTGA